One Methanolacinia paynteri genomic region harbors:
- a CDS encoding acetate--CoA ligase family protein, which yields MKKKVLLGAEGYRLLDGFGIPHPEYGLAHSGDEAAGIAEGLGFPVVMKVISPDIIHKSDAGGVVLDIGSAGEAREAYSRIIKNSLSA from the coding sequence ATGAAGAAAAAGGTGCTTCTTGGTGCTGAAGGATACCGTCTCCTGGACGGTTTTGGTATCCCGCATCCCGAATACGGTCTTGCTCATTCCGGAGACGAGGCCGCCGGTATCGCTGAAGGTCTGGGTTTTCCTGTCGTGATGAAGGTGATCTCCCCGGATATCATCCACAAGAGCGACGCAGGCGGCGTTGTTCTGGATATCGGCTCCGCGGGTGAGGCCCGGGAGGCATATTCGCGAATAATTAAAAATTCGTTGTCTGCA